The Collimonas fungivorans Ter331 genome has a segment encoding these proteins:
- a CDS encoding D-hexose-6-phosphate mutarotase, which yields MLNPKNLQETNDFIIAIAADGARVEVALHGGHVCSWRGPDGVERLFMSPLNSWRSDAAIRGGIPVIFPQFASEGPLPKHGFARLSAWALLESSRQVDGSGLICLGLTDSEQTRQVFPHAFALELRITFSGQSLNTELVVKNTGSQPFEFTCALHTYLNAQVAEAALYGLKGYRYRDSVDDRSIKVAEEEVLHITEEVDRVYFAVDKPITLSSHKQSVIATQSGFADAVVWNPWENGCAKIADLKLDSYQQFVCIEAAAVEHPLQLAPNASWSGSQNLECVLAA from the coding sequence GTGCTAAATCCGAAAAACCTGCAAGAAACCAATGATTTCATCATCGCCATCGCCGCCGACGGCGCGCGGGTGGAGGTGGCGCTGCACGGCGGTCATGTCTGTTCCTGGCGCGGACCGGACGGCGTCGAGCGTCTGTTCATGAGTCCGCTCAATTCATGGCGCAGCGACGCTGCAATCCGCGGCGGCATCCCGGTGATTTTCCCGCAGTTCGCCAGCGAAGGGCCGTTGCCGAAACACGGTTTTGCCCGCCTTAGCGCATGGGCCTTGCTGGAGTCCTCGCGCCAAGTAGATGGCAGCGGCTTGATCTGCCTCGGCCTGACCGATTCGGAACAGACCCGGCAGGTATTCCCGCATGCATTCGCGCTTGAATTGCGCATCACATTTTCCGGCCAGAGCCTGAACACCGAGCTGGTGGTGAAAAATACCGGCAGCCAGCCTTTCGAATTCACCTGCGCCTTGCATACCTACCTGAATGCGCAGGTTGCCGAAGCTGCCTTGTACGGCCTCAAAGGCTATCGCTACCGCGACTCGGTCGACGACCGCAGCATCAAGGTTGCAGAGGAAGAGGTACTGCATATCACTGAGGAAGTTGACCGGGTTTATTTTGCGGTCGACAAGCCGATTACGCTAAGCAGTCACAAGCAAAGCGTGATCGCTACCCAGTCTGGGTTTGCCGATGCGGTGGTGTGGAATCCTTGGGAAAACGGCTGCGCAAAAATTGCCGACCTGAAGCTGGACTCTTACCAGCAGTTTGTCTGCATCGAGGCCGCCGCAGTCGAGCATCCGCTCCAGCTGGCGCCGAACGCCAGCTGGAGCGGTTCTCAAAACCTGGAATGCGTGCTGGCGGCCTGA
- a CDS encoding GNAT family N-acetyltransferase, which translates to MTSTVSDRPLPQVTVRQATPGDAETLVALLAEMDDQPTRATLDAEGARQIMARMAAYPYFRAFLVFADGVAVGSFSLLVFCSLTHEGSEQAVMDAVVISRACRGQGIGSLMLDHAVRIAGEAGCYKIALSSNLKRMDAHRFYEHFGFTQHGISLAVPVSKSI; encoded by the coding sequence ATGACTTCCACCGTTTCCGATCGTCCTTTGCCGCAGGTCACGGTGCGCCAGGCCACGCCTGGCGACGCCGAGACCTTGGTGGCGCTGCTGGCCGAGATGGATGATCAGCCTACCCGCGCCACGCTGGATGCCGAAGGCGCGCGCCAGATCATGGCCAGGATGGCTGCCTATCCGTACTTCCGGGCTTTCCTGGTATTTGCCGACGGGGTGGCGGTCGGCAGCTTCAGCCTGCTGGTTTTCTGCAGCCTGACCCATGAAGGCAGCGAGCAGGCAGTGATGGATGCGGTCGTCATCAGCCGCGCCTGCCGCGGCCAGGGCATAGGCAGCCTGATGCTCGATCATGCGGTGCGCATCGCCGGCGAGGCCGGCTGCTACAAGATTGCATTGTCGTCCAACCTGAAACGCATGGACGCGCATCGCTTCTATGAACACTTTGGCTTCACGCAGCACGGGATCAGCCTGGCCGTTCCGGTTTCCAAATCCATATGA
- the phnE gene encoding phosphonate ABC transporter, permease protein PhnE, which produces MQTAFPAPPKQSIGRTLFWGVLLAVLIASWRGADMRPLELLRDGGNMGTYAASFFPPDFHDWRAYLQELIVTIQIAVWGTALAVVCAVPCGLLASSNIAPAWVNQPVRRLMDAARAINEMVFAMLFVVAVGLGPFAGVLALFVATTGTLSKLFSEAVEAIDPQPVEGIRATGANALEEIVYGVLPQVMPLWISYVLYRFEANVRSATVVGMVGAGGIGVILWEVIRSFEYGQTCAVLIMIVLAVSAIDLVSSRLRKLFI; this is translated from the coding sequence ATGCAAACCGCGTTCCCTGCGCCGCCCAAGCAATCGATAGGCCGCACCCTGTTCTGGGGCGTGCTGCTGGCGGTCCTGATCGCTTCCTGGCGCGGGGCCGACATGCGGCCGCTGGAACTGCTGCGCGACGGCGGCAACATGGGCACGTACGCCGCCAGTTTTTTCCCGCCCGATTTCCACGACTGGCGCGCCTACCTGCAGGAACTGATCGTGACCATACAGATCGCGGTCTGGGGTACGGCGCTGGCGGTAGTGTGCGCAGTGCCTTGCGGTTTGCTGGCGTCGTCCAATATCGCCCCGGCCTGGGTCAACCAGCCGGTGCGGCGCTTGATGGATGCGGCGCGCGCCATCAATGAAATGGTGTTTGCCATGCTGTTCGTGGTGGCGGTCGGCCTGGGGCCGTTTGCCGGCGTGCTGGCCCTGTTTGTGGCGACCACCGGCACGCTGTCCAAGCTGTTTTCGGAAGCGGTCGAAGCCATCGATCCGCAGCCGGTCGAAGGGATACGCGCCACCGGCGCCAACGCCCTGGAAGAAATCGTCTACGGCGTATTGCCGCAAGTGATGCCGCTATGGATTTCCTATGTGCTGTACCGCTTCGAAGCCAACGTGCGTTCGGCGACGGTGGTCGGCATGGTCGGCGCCGGCGGTATCGGCGTGATCTTGTGGGAGGTGATCCGCAGCTTCGAATATGGCCAGACTTGCGCCGTGCTGATCATGATCGTGCTGGCGGTCAGCGCGATCGACCTGGTGTCGTCGCGTTTGCGCAAATTGTTTATTTAA
- the phnD gene encoding phosphonate ABC transporter substrate-binding protein gives MFAKLFSGAAITMAMLAAAAAHADDVKVLNFGIISTESSKNLKQDWQPVLDELSKRTGIKVNGFFASDYAGIIEGMRFGKVQMGWFGNKSAMEAVDRASGEVFAHVVNPDGSAGYYSLVGVQKDSPNKSIEDILKNAKGLTFGIGDPNSTSGFLVPSYYIFAKNNVDSKTAFKVIRTSNHEANILAVANKQIDAAVFASDTMARIEERQPAIAKEVRIVWKSPLIAADPLVWRKDLPADVKAKIKDFFVNYGKTGPNAAQEKVQLAKLEYSGFEESSDAQLNPIRQLELFKQKGKLEADANLSADDKKAKLDDINRKLSDLAKS, from the coding sequence ATGTTTGCAAAATTATTTTCCGGCGCCGCAATCACCATGGCGATGCTGGCAGCCGCGGCCGCCCATGCCGACGACGTCAAGGTGCTGAATTTCGGCATCATCTCGACCGAATCGTCGAAAAACCTGAAGCAGGACTGGCAGCCGGTGCTGGATGAGTTGAGCAAGCGCACCGGCATCAAGGTCAACGGTTTCTTTGCTTCCGATTACGCCGGCATCATCGAAGGCATGCGTTTCGGCAAGGTGCAAATGGGCTGGTTCGGCAACAAGTCGGCGATGGAAGCGGTTGACCGCGCCAGCGGCGAAGTGTTCGCGCATGTGGTCAATCCGGATGGCAGCGCCGGCTACTACAGCCTGGTGGGTGTGCAAAAAGACAGCCCGAACAAGAGCATCGAAGACATCCTGAAAAACGCCAAGGGGCTGACCTTCGGCATCGGCGACCCGAACTCGACTTCCGGTTTCCTAGTGCCTAGTTATTACATTTTTGCAAAAAACAATGTCGATTCGAAGACAGCGTTCAAGGTGATCCGCACTTCCAATCACGAAGCCAATATCCTGGCGGTCGCCAACAAGCAGATCGATGCCGCCGTGTTTGCTTCAGACACCATGGCCCGCATCGAAGAGCGCCAGCCGGCAATCGCCAAGGAAGTTCGGATCGTCTGGAAATCGCCGCTGATCGCAGCCGACCCGCTGGTGTGGCGTAAAGACTTGCCGGCCGACGTCAAAGCCAAGATCAAGGATTTTTTCGTCAACTACGGCAAGACAGGCCCTAACGCGGCACAGGAAAAAGTGCAGCTGGCCAAGCTGGAATACAGCGGCTTTGAAGAGTCCAGCGATGCGCAGCTGAATCCTATCCGCCAGCTGGAACTGTTCAAGCAAAAGGGCAAGCTGGAAGCCGACGCCAACCTGAGCGCCGACGACAAGAAAGCCAAGCTGGACGATATCAACCGCAAATTGTCCGACCTGGCCAAATCCTAA
- the phnC gene encoding phosphonate ABC transporter ATP-binding protein: protein MVEIKGLSKTFRGGFRALDNVSLRFAQGEMVALIGASGSGKSTLLRHISGLMAADNSGGTISIDGQSVQKDGLVDRNIRAVRANVGFVFQQFNLVGRLPVLTNVLTGGLSRMPLWRSCFKLFSAEEKALGLEALARVGISDHAYKRASALSGGQQQRAAIARTIVQKARVVLADEPIASLDPESARRVMQTLADVNQRDGSTVLVSLHQVDVALRFCPRTVALHKGRVVYDGPSSALTEPMLRELYGSEAEDILGGSNTLTRPAVAVPTPFDGVPALAVAA from the coding sequence ATGGTTGAAATCAAAGGTTTGTCAAAGACGTTCCGCGGCGGCTTTCGCGCCCTCGACAACGTCAGCCTGCGCTTCGCGCAAGGCGAGATGGTGGCCTTGATCGGCGCATCGGGCTCCGGGAAATCGACTCTTTTGCGGCATATTTCAGGATTGATGGCTGCAGATAACAGCGGCGGCACGATCTCCATCGATGGCCAGTCAGTACAGAAGGATGGCCTGGTCGACCGCAACATCCGCGCAGTGCGCGCCAACGTCGGTTTCGTTTTCCAGCAATTCAACCTGGTGGGCCGGCTGCCTGTGCTGACCAATGTATTGACCGGCGGCCTGTCGCGCATGCCGCTCTGGCGCAGCTGCTTCAAACTGTTTAGCGCGGAAGAAAAAGCGCTGGGCCTGGAAGCGCTGGCGCGCGTTGGCATTTCCGACCACGCCTATAAACGTGCCTCGGCATTGTCCGGCGGCCAGCAGCAACGCGCTGCGATTGCCCGCACTATCGTGCAAAAGGCGCGCGTGGTGCTGGCCGACGAACCGATTGCCTCGCTCGATCCGGAGTCGGCGCGGCGCGTGATGCAAACGCTGGCCGACGTTAACCAGCGCGATGGCAGCACGGTCCTGGTGTCGCTGCACCAGGTCGATGTCGCCTTGCGTTTTTGTCCGCGCACGGTGGCCTTGCACAAAGGACGCGTCGTCTACGACGGCCCTTCCAGCGCCCTGACCGAGCCAATGCTGCGCGAACTGTACGGCAGCGAAGCAGAAGACATCCTGGGCGGTTCCAATACCTTGACCCGTCCCGCTGTCGCTGTGCCTACGCCCTTCGATGGCGTACCGGCGCTGGCGGTCGCAGCCTGA
- a CDS encoding septal ring lytic transglycosylase RlpA family protein: MLGRRYTVVTYSSALLLSLILAGCGTSPKTSSVPATPAKSGAGNIAGRNQPALPPAGSGRGGYYKDDGPGDAVPEGLLDTPDAIPVVEPYSRTGNKPYVVFGKTYTPMTDDQPFKQRGTGSWYGKKFHKQKTSSGELYDMYKMTAAHPTLPIPSYAKVTNLKTGAQVIVRVNDRGPFHSSRIIDLSYTAALKLGYLNSGSSQLEVERLLPADIVALNKQRGSNPAPKAAALLAPAAAEPVRDNTAPAVVTTESVDMPVLTTQPLLLSEASPAPAPSNSSLAAGYYLQFGAYTQQANADGARSRLMQELSGVVTSLDSVAVNGMYRLYAGPYTSRADADSALQQIRQRSGATAIVVQR, encoded by the coding sequence ATGCTAGGGCGCCGCTATACCGTTGTTACCTATTCCAGCGCCTTGCTGCTGTCGCTGATCCTGGCCGGCTGCGGCACTTCGCCGAAAACGTCGTCGGTCCCGGCCACGCCGGCCAAATCGGGCGCCGGCAACATCGCCGGCCGCAACCAGCCCGCGCTGCCGCCTGCCGGCTCCGGCCGCGGCGGCTATTACAAGGATGACGGCCCGGGCGACGCCGTTCCCGAAGGGCTGCTGGACACCCCGGACGCCATTCCGGTAGTCGAGCCCTATTCGCGTACCGGCAACAAGCCTTATGTCGTGTTTGGCAAGACCTACACGCCGATGACTGACGACCAGCCGTTCAAGCAGCGCGGCACCGGCAGCTGGTACGGCAAGAAATTCCATAAGCAAAAGACATCTTCCGGCGAACTGTACGACATGTACAAGATGACAGCCGCCCATCCCACCTTGCCCATCCCTTCTTATGCCAAGGTGACCAACCTGAAAACCGGCGCGCAGGTGATCGTGCGGGTCAACGACAGGGGGCCGTTCCACTCCAGCCGCATCATCGACCTGTCCTATACGGCGGCGCTGAAGCTCGGTTACCTGAACAGCGGCAGCAGCCAGCTCGAGGTCGAGCGCCTGCTGCCGGCCGACATCGTCGCACTGAACAAGCAGCGCGGCAGCAACCCGGCGCCGAAGGCTGCGGCATTGCTGGCGCCGGCTGCGGCCGAGCCCGTCAGGGATAATACGGCGCCTGCTGTGGTGACGACCGAATCGGTGGACATGCCGGTGCTGACGACGCAACCGCTGCTGCTCAGCGAGGCGTCGCCGGCGCCTGCGCCCAGCAATAGCTCACTGGCCGCCGGGTACTACCTGCAGTTCGGCGCCTACACGCAGCAAGCCAATGCCGACGGCGCGCGCTCCCGCCTGATGCAGGAGTTGTCCGGCGTCGTGACTTCGCTCGACAGCGTGGCGGTGAACGGCATGTATCGTTTATATGCCGGACCGTACACCAGCCGCGCGGACGCCGACAGCGCCCTGCAACAGATCCGGCAGCGCTCCGGCGCTACGGCGATTGTCGTGCAGCGTTAG
- the rodA gene encoding rod shape-determining protein RodA, giving the protein MNLTDRHAVWQNIKSHIAVFDGALSLIMFLILSVGIITLYSAGIDFPGRVEDQLRNILVAFVIMWIAANVSPQTLMRFAIPAYALGVSLLIAVAVFGIVKKGSRRWINIGMVIQPSEIMKIAMPLMLAWYFQKREGMISWRDYVVAALLLALPVGLIIRQPDLGTGTLVLAAGFYVIFLAGLSWRVLIGLAVAAGASLPVLWSVLHDYQRQRVMMLIDPTSDPLGKGFHIIQSTIAVGSGGVLGKGWLKGTQAHLEFIPERTTDFIFAVFSEEFGLIGNCVLLFLYMLLIGRGMMIAVNAPTMFTRLLAGSITLIFFTYAFVNMGMVSGILPVVGVPLPFMSYGGTALVTLGLGAGILMSIQRHRKLIQT; this is encoded by the coding sequence ATGAACCTGACCGATAGGCATGCCGTCTGGCAAAACATCAAATCGCATATTGCGGTGTTTGACGGCGCCCTGTCGCTGATCATGTTTTTGATATTGTCGGTCGGTATCATCACCCTGTATTCGGCCGGAATCGATTTTCCGGGAAGAGTTGAAGACCAGTTGCGTAATATCCTGGTAGCGTTTGTCATCATGTGGATTGCCGCCAATGTTTCGCCGCAGACCCTGATGCGGTTTGCGATACCGGCCTATGCACTGGGCGTGTCGCTGCTGATTGCGGTAGCGGTGTTCGGGATAGTAAAAAAAGGTTCGCGGCGCTGGATAAACATCGGCATGGTGATCCAGCCTTCGGAAATCATGAAAATCGCGATGCCATTGATGCTGGCCTGGTATTTCCAGAAGCGCGAAGGCATGATCTCCTGGCGCGATTACGTGGTGGCGGCATTGCTGCTGGCATTGCCGGTCGGCTTGATCATCAGGCAGCCGGACCTCGGCACCGGCACCCTGGTGCTGGCCGCAGGCTTCTACGTGATCTTCCTGGCCGGCCTGTCGTGGCGCGTGCTGATCGGCCTCGCGGTGGCGGCCGGCGCCAGCTTGCCGGTGCTGTGGTCGGTGCTGCACGATTACCAGCGGCAGCGGGTGATGATGCTGATCGATCCCACCTCGGATCCGCTCGGCAAAGGTTTCCATATCATCCAGTCAACCATTGCAGTCGGTTCCGGCGGCGTGCTTGGCAAGGGCTGGCTGAAAGGCACGCAAGCGCATCTGGAATTCATTCCGGAACGCACCACCGATTTCATTTTTGCGGTATTTTCTGAAGAATTCGGCCTGATCGGCAACTGCGTCCTGCTGTTCCTGTACATGTTGCTGATCGGGCGCGGCATGATGATCGCGGTCAACGCGCCGACCATGTTCACACGCTTGCTGGCCGGCTCCATCACCTTGATTTTCTTTACTTATGCATTCGTTAACATGGGCATGGTCAGTGGCATTTTGCCGGTAGTTGGCGTACCTTTGCCATTCATGAGTTATGGCGGCACCGCGCTGGTCACCCTGGGGCTGGGCGCCGGCATATTGATGAGCATCCAGCGCCATCGCAAGCTGATCCAGACTTGA
- the mrdA gene encoding penicillin-binding protein 2, whose translation MTEFKNTEHELRKFRLRITAAVAFVLICFGLLGARFIWLQVVRHDAYAAQAEDNRISLVPVVPNRGLIMDRNGVILARNYSAYTLEITRSKIKGDLESVIDDLAQIVNITPKDRRRFKKMLEDSKSFASLPIRTRLSDEEVARFTAQRYRFPGIDVQARLFRQYPLGEVAAHVIGYIGRINQKDADRIDDSEDAANYKGTSYIGKDGLEKSYEQQLHGNTGYEEIEIAASGRAVRSMSHVSATPGNNLILSIDIELQKVAEEAFGDRRGALVAIEPSTGDVLAYVSQPSFDPNLFVEGIDQQSWDELNNSPDHPLINRPMSGTYAPGSTYKPFMALAALELGKRTTSFAINDIGYFMLGGHQFRDDKVGGHGRVDMYKSIVESCDTYYYMLANDLGPDTIHDFMKPFGFGQLTGIDLEHEQRGILPSTDWKRKYYKRVAAQKWVGGDTISLGIGQGFNAFTPLQMAHAVATLVNDGVVMKPHLVKIIEDGATRTRTQTVPKESYRIPLKQENIDFIKKAMVGVTHEGTGRAIFAGAGYESGGKTGTAQVLGIKQGEKYDKRHNNTRLADNAWYTAFAPADKPRIAIAVIVENGGFGAAAAAPIVRKALDFYMLGKRPGDSGKAASPAPAAAPVSEEDDAVPAQRENQTRATESTEDAYKPGEETPGNRE comes from the coding sequence TTTATCTGGCTGCAGGTAGTGCGCCACGATGCCTACGCAGCGCAGGCCGAGGACAACCGGATCTCGCTGGTGCCGGTGGTGCCGAACCGCGGCCTGATCATGGACCGCAACGGCGTCATCCTGGCGCGCAATTATTCTGCCTACACATTGGAAATCACCCGTTCCAAAATCAAGGGCGATCTCGAAAGCGTGATTGACGACCTGGCGCAGATAGTCAACATCACGCCGAAAGACCGGCGCCGCTTCAAGAAGATGCTGGAAGATTCCAAGAGTTTTGCCAGCCTGCCGATCCGCACCCGCCTGAGCGACGAAGAAGTGGCGCGCTTCACCGCCCAGCGTTATCGCTTCCCCGGCATAGATGTGCAGGCGCGCCTGTTCCGCCAGTATCCGCTGGGCGAAGTGGCGGCCCACGTGATCGGCTATATCGGCCGCATCAACCAGAAGGACGCCGACCGCATCGATGACAGCGAAGATGCCGCCAACTATAAAGGCACCAGCTACATCGGCAAGGACGGCCTGGAAAAGAGCTACGAGCAGCAGCTGCACGGCAACACCGGCTACGAAGAAATCGAGATCGCCGCCAGCGGCCGCGCGGTGCGCAGCATGTCGCACGTGTCGGCGACGCCGGGCAACAACCTGATCCTGTCGATCGATATCGAACTGCAGAAGGTGGCGGAGGAAGCGTTCGGCGATCGGCGCGGCGCGCTGGTGGCGATCGAACCGTCCACCGGCGACGTGCTGGCGTATGTCTCGCAGCCGTCGTTCGACCCCAACCTGTTTGTTGAAGGCATCGACCAGCAAAGCTGGGACGAACTGAACAATTCGCCCGATCATCCGTTGATCAATCGCCCGATGAGCGGCACTTATGCGCCGGGGTCTACCTACAAGCCATTCATGGCGCTGGCGGCGCTGGAGCTGGGCAAACGCACCACGTCTTTCGCTATCAACGATATCGGCTATTTCATGCTGGGCGGGCACCAGTTCCGCGACGACAAGGTAGGCGGCCACGGACGGGTAGACATGTACAAGTCGATCGTTGAATCTTGCGATACCTATTACTACATGCTGGCCAACGACCTGGGACCGGACACCATCCACGATTTCATGAAACCGTTCGGTTTCGGTCAGTTGACCGGCATCGACCTGGAGCACGAGCAGCGCGGAATCTTGCCGTCGACTGACTGGAAGCGTAAATACTACAAACGGGTGGCAGCGCAGAAGTGGGTTGGCGGCGACACGATTTCACTTGGCATCGGCCAGGGCTTTAATGCTTTCACGCCGCTGCAGATGGCGCATGCGGTAGCGACCTTGGTCAATGACGGGGTGGTGATGAAACCGCATTTGGTCAAGATCATCGAAGACGGCGCAACGCGCACGCGAACGCAAACCGTGCCGAAGGAAAGTTACCGGATTCCGCTGAAGCAGGAAAATATCGATTTCATCAAGAAGGCGATGGTGGGTGTAACGCACGAAGGTACAGGGCGAGCGATATTTGCCGGCGCCGGTTATGAGTCGGGCGGCAAGACCGGGACCGCCCAGGTTTTAGGCATCAAACAAGGCGAGAAATACGACAAGCGGCACAATAACACGCGCCTGGCCGACAATGCCTGGTATACCGCGTTCGCACCTGCCGACAAGCCGCGCATCGCGATTGCGGTGATTGTCGAAAACGGTGGCTTCGGCGCTGCCGCCGCGGCACCGATCGTGCGCAAGGCATTGGATTTCTACATGCTGGGCAAGCGTCCGGGGGACAGCGGCAAGGCGGCGTCGCCGGCACCCGCAGCAGCGCCGGTGTCGGAGGAAGACGATGCCGTGCCGGCACAGCGGGAAAATCAAACCAGGGCTACCGAGAGCACCGAAGACGCCTATAAGCCGGGTGAAGAAACCCCGGGTAATCGCGAGTAA